In the Girardinichthys multiradiatus isolate DD_20200921_A chromosome 4, DD_fGirMul_XY1, whole genome shotgun sequence genome, one interval contains:
- the lgr4 gene encoding leucine-rich repeat-containing G-protein coupled receptor 4, giving the protein MRVDLFWICLWCFIRPSASGQGQSAAVCSPSCSCDEDGGADCSGRGLTTVPSGLSTFTYYLDLSMNNITELPAYVFKNFPYLEELRLAGNDLTFIHPDALSGLPQLKVLMLQNNQLKSVPSTALTNLHSLQSLRLDANHITTVADDSFEGLQQLRHLWLDDNHLTEVPVSSLRHQSNLQALTLALNRILYIPDNAFGNLTSLVVLHLHNNRIKEIGANCFAGLVNLETLDLNFNNLEEFPKAIEALPKLKELGFHSNDITAIPEGSFHNNPMLRTIHLYDNPLSYVGASAFQNLSDLRSLMLRGASLMKDFPILTWTNNLESLTLSGTKISSIPTDLCEDLKLLQTLDLSYNEVKQLPSFQGCSRLQEISFQHNHIQEIDRDTFQDLSMLRLLDLSRNEIRVIHKDAFLTLTGLTNLDLSMNSLSVIPTTGLSAVSQLKLSGNPQMKNVLPAKNLPKLRSISVPYAYQCCAFVGCESVTRSSEETDMKKSTGVEDGEQVSMIMHCSPSPGAFKPCEHLLGNWMIRLTVWFICLVSLVFNSLVLVTTFSPAQRAAGYSHYLTPSLSPARLLMGLLALANLLTGLYVSILTVLDAATWGSFAEFGVWWEMGPGCQIAGGLAVFSSEWSVLLLSLAAVERSMAVRMILGKVLMSPRRNSSNHRRCLRGYQRFGLAAGLLALLAAAGACLPLLTFSDQSSSPLCLPFTGGESPALSVTVILVLLNALAYLFMAAVYTQLYCHLGRVELADPEQTGALRHVAWLIFTNCIFFCPVAAFSFAPLLTGSTAGGPEIVKSVTLIFFPLPACLNPVLYVFFSPAFREDWLRLRGHIGLTREAKAGTESGCDDGGGGSELTDGGSSTHLGLDCGVYSQLCGETVCEQCEAVLRAQTCSSPSASSVCRHFVKSHSCPTLLAGAAMCQRSEGFWADSSTPSAQSEYADEGDSFVSDSSDQVQACGRACFCQSRGLPLVHYSYNIPRIKD; this is encoded by the exons TGACCTGAGTATGAACAACATTACTGAGCTTCCAGCATATGTATTCAAGAACTTCCCCTACCTAGAAGAACT CCGACTTGCTGGGAATGACCTGACATTCATCCACCCTGACGCCCTGTCTGGTCTGCCTCAGCTCAAAGTCCT GATGCTGCAAAATAATCAGCTTAAATCTGTGCCCAGCACAGCACTGACAAACCTTCACTCGCTCCAGTCTCT TCGCCTAGATGCAAACCACATTACAACTGTTGCTGATGACAGCTTTGAAGGTCTCCAGCAACTGCGCCACCTTTGGCTGGACGACAACCACCTGACGGAGGTCCCCGTCAGTTCCTTGAGACACCAGTCAAATCTTCAAGCTCTTACTCTGGCACTCAACCGCATCTTGTATATACCAGACAACGCCTTCGGAAACCTGACTAGTCTAGTTGTGCT gcATCTTCATAACAACCGAATCAAGGAGATAGGAGCCAACTGTTTTGCTGGACTGGTGAACCTTGAGACGCT AGATCTTAATTTTAACAACCTGGAGGAGTTTCCCAAAGCAATAGAGGCCTTGCCCAAACTGAAAGAACT TGGGTTTCACAGCAATGATATTACTGCCATTCCAGAAGGGTCCTTTCATAACAACCCCATGCTACGAACCAT ACATCTTTATGACAACCCTCTGTCATATGTGGGTGCCTCAGCTTTCCAGAATCTCTCAGACCTGCGCTCTCT GATGTTGCGTGGTGCCAGTTTGATGAAGGACTTCCCCATCCTCACATGGACTAATAATCTGGAGAGTCT gACACTCTCAGGTACCAAGATATCATCCATACCCACTGATCTGTGTGAAGATCTCAAGTTGCTTCAGACACT tgacCTGTCTTACAATGAGGTGAAGCAGTTACCGTCCTTCCAGGGCTGCAGCCGGCTGCAGGAGAT aAGCTTCCAGCACAATCATATTCAAGAAATCGACAGAGATACTTTCCAGGATCTCTCCATGCTCCGTTTGTT AGACCTGAGTAGAAACGAAATCCGAGTTATCCACAAAGATGCTTTCCTCACCCTCACTGGACTCACCAACTT AGATCTGAGTATGAACTCCCTGTCTGTGATTCCAACAACTGGACTGAGTGCCGTCAGTCAGCTGAAACTGTCAGGAAACCCACAGATGAAAAATGTTCTCCCGGCAAAAAACCTGCCTAAACTCAG GTCCATCTCTGTTCCTTACGCCTACCAGTGCTGTGCATTTGTTGGATGTGAGTCAGTGACAAGGTCTTCCGAGGAAACTGACATGAAGAAATCCACAG GTGTAGAAGATGGGGAGCAGGTGTCAATGATAATGCATTGCTCTCCTTCACCAG gAGCCTTCAAGCCTTGTGAGCACCTCTTGGGTAACTGGATGATTCGTCTGACAGTCTGGTTTATCTGCCTGGTGTCACTGGTGTTTAACAGCCTGGTGCTGGTGACCACCTTCTCGCCTGCTCAGCGAGCCGCTGGTTATTCCCACTACCTGACTCCGTCTTTGTCACCGGCCAGGCTGTTGATGGGATTGCTGGCTCTGGCAAACCTGCTCACAGGCCTGTATGTCAGCATTTTGACTGTGCTCGATGCTGCAACGTGGGGATCCTTTGCAGAGTTCGGTGTGTGGTGGGAGATGGGTCCCGGCTGTCAGATTGCAGGAGGTCTTGCTGTGTTCTCTTCAGAGTGGTCGGTGTTGTTGCTGTCGCTGGCAGCCGTTGAGCGCAGCATGGCGGTCCGGATGATTCTCGGAAAAGTGTTGATGTCCCCCAGGAGAAACAGCAGCAACCATCGCAGGTGCTTGAGAGGATACCAACGCTTTGGCCTGGCTGCAGGGCTGCTGGCGTTGCTGGCAGCTGCCGGAGCATGTCTGCCTCTTTTGACCTTCAGTGATCAGTCCTCTTCTCCTCTCTGCCTGCCGTTCACTGGTGGTGAGAGTCCAGCTCTGAGTGTTACAGTCATTCTGGTCCTGCTCAACGCCCTGGCTTATCTCTTTATGGCTGCAGTGTACACCCAGCTCTACTGCCACCTTGGCAGGGTGGAGCTAGCGGATCCAGAGCAGACCGGTGCTCTGCGTCACGTAGCCTGGCTCATCTTTACTAACTGCATCTTCTTCTGTCCCGTAGCAGCTTTTTCCTTCGCCCCACTCCTGACTGGCTCTACAGCCGGTGGCCCAGAAATCGTCAAATCTGTCACTCTCATTTTCTTCCCGCTTCCTGCGTGCCTGAACCCGGTGTTGTATGTGTTCTTCAGTCCAGCCTTCAGAGAGGACTGGTTAAGGCTGCGTGGTCACATTGGTTTGACCCGAGAGGCGAAGGCTGGCACTGAAAGCGGTTGTGACGACGGCGGTGGAGGGTCTGAGCTCACAGATGGAGGATCCTCCACCCACCTGGGCCTTGACTGTGGTGTGTACTCGCAGCTTTGTGGAGAGACTGTATGCGAACAGTGTGAGGCAGTACTGCGTGCCCAGACCTGCTCTTCCCCCTCAGCCTCCTCGGTCTGCAGACATTTTGTGAAGTCTCACAGCTGTCCCACCCTTCTAGCTGGAGCTGCTATGTGCCAGCGTTCCGAGGGGTTCTGGGCAGACAGCAGCACGCCCTCTGCTCAGTCCGAGTATGCTGATGAGGGAGACTCGTTTGTTTCAGACAGTTCAGACCAAGTTCAAGCCTGTGGCAGAGCCTGCTTCTGCCAAAGCAGAGGACTTCCTCTTGTACACTACTCATACAACATACCTCGAATCAAAGACTAA